The following are encoded in a window of Pristis pectinata isolate sPriPec2 chromosome 1, sPriPec2.1.pri, whole genome shotgun sequence genomic DNA:
- the ssb gene encoding LOW QUALITY PROTEIN: lupus La protein (The sequence of the model RefSeq protein was modified relative to this genomic sequence to represent the inferred CDS: inserted 2 bases in 1 codon; deleted 2 bases in 1 codon), producing MAENGVAQEMTPLEKKICEQIEYYFGDHNLPRDKFLKEQIKLDDGWVPLETMIKFNRLSRLTTDFTVIVEGLKKSKSGLLEISEDKSKIRRSPSKPLPELEDFKNSIKARSVYVKGFPTSATLDEIKDWFDENGPVENIQMRRTLQRQFKGSVFVTFDSLDSATKFVETPGLKYKETEMIILFKEAYFQKKAEARLNKAKNKKIDKEQKNTQDVLGMKSFEERTGCLLKFAGDLTDQTCREDIHEIFSTHGEIQWIDFIRGAKEGNILFKTNAKEILEKAEAAHAGNXALRDKEVTWETVDGEEEKSILKKIIEDQESLNKQRAKARRGWGKGRGSKGGCGPQRVQFQGKKNNIKDEDSEGTQETEETAATSPKKRTLETESTDEHAAKQPKTENKSSDH from the exons ATGGCAGAAAATGGAGTAGCGCAAGAAATGACTCCCCTCGAGAAGAAAATATGTGAACAGATTGAA TATTACTTTGGTGATCACAATTTGCCAAGAGATAAATTTCTCAAAGAACAGATCAAGTTGGATGATGGCTGGGTACCCCTGGAAACCATGATTAAATTTAACAG GTTAAGTCGTCTAACAACAGATTTCACTGTAATAGTAGAAGGTCTCAAGAAATCCAAAAGTGGACTTTTAGAAATAAGTGAGGACAAATCCAAAATCCGCCGTTCTCCAAGCAAGCCTCTTCCTGAACTTGAGGACTTTAAAAACTCTATTAAAGCCAGATCTGTCTATGTT AAAGGCTTTCCCACAAGCGCTACACTTGATGAGATtaaggactggtttgatgaaaatGGACCTGTGGAAAATATACAAATGAGAAGAACACTGCAGAGGCAGTTTAAG GGATCAGTATTTGTCACCTTTGACAGTCTAGATTCGGCTACGAAATTTGTAGAAACTCCAGGGTTGAAGTATAAAGAAACTGAAATGATTATACTTTTCAA AGAAGcttattttcaaaaaaaagctgaagcaaggctgaataaagcaaaaaataagaaaat TgataaagaacagaaaaatacTCAGGATGTGCTGGGCAtg AAATCCTTTGAAGAAAGAACTGGGTGCTTGCTGAAGTTtgctggtgatttgactgatcaGACATGCAGGGAAGATATTCATGAAATTTTCTCCACTCATGGTGAAATACAGTGGATAGATTTTATACGGGGTGCTAAAGAg GGAAATATCCTTttcaaaacaaatgcaaaagaaatacTTGAAAAGGCAGAAGCAGCTCATGCTGGAAA TGCTTTGAGGGACAAAGAAGTGACCTGGGAAACAGTCGATGGTGAAGaggaaaaatcaattttaaagaaGATAATAGAAGAC CAGGAATCTCTGAACAAACAAAGAGCCAAAG CTCGAAGAGGTTGGGGTAAAGGAAGAGGCAGTAAAGGAGGTTGTGGACCACAAAGGGTGCAGTTCCAAGGCAAGAAAAACAACATTAAGGATGAAGACAGTGAGGGAACACAGGAAACTGAAGAGACTG CTGCTACAAGTCCAAAGAAGCGAACCCTTGAAACTGAATCTACGGATGAGCATGCAGCAAAACAaccaaaaactgaaaataaatctaGTGATCACTGA